The following coding sequences are from one Fibrobacter sp. UBA4297 window:
- a CDS encoding 6-carboxyhexanoate--CoA ligase codes for MDYYSLKMRASQQVGEGEQKREQHISGAERIVGRDSVEAVCSAMVRRAMTHSKGDPDFINVKIEKVHESDIQILKALPVTRVDVDTWQEGLEKAFGLVGDAAAGIREKLPELLRETFPMRGAMLYDIATENRLEPDQARGVRATYMDALHSSEVDGCKNHFNEAIVLATKVANAPGMVAEFCVSDDPNYVTGYVASKELGYVRIMKMKEMGDENGGRIFLFDSRKASAEECIEYLQKKKVLVDVVGRT; via the coding sequence ATGGATTATTATAGTTTAAAAATGCGAGCCTCGCAGCAAGTGGGCGAGGGCGAACAGAAACGTGAGCAGCACATATCCGGTGCCGAGCGCATCGTGGGCCGTGATTCCGTGGAAGCGGTGTGTTCGGCAATGGTTCGCCGTGCGATGACGCATTCCAAGGGCGACCCGGATTTTATCAATGTGAAAATTGAAAAGGTTCACGAAAGCGATATCCAGATTTTAAAAGCCTTGCCGGTGACGCGCGTAGATGTGGATACGTGGCAGGAAGGATTGGAAAAGGCGTTTGGGCTGGTTGGTGATGCCGCCGCCGGTATTCGCGAAAAACTTCCTGAACTCTTGCGCGAAACGTTCCCGATGCGTGGGGCTATGCTTTACGACATTGCAACGGAAAATCGCCTTGAACCCGATCAGGCCCGAGGCGTGCGAGCAACGTATATGGATGCGCTCCATTCGAGCGAAGTCGATGGATGCAAGAATCATTTTAACGAAGCGATCGTCCTTGCGACCAAGGTGGCGAATGCACCGGGTATGGTGGCAGAATTCTGCGTGAGCGATGACCCGAATTATGTGACAGGCTATGTCGCGAGCAAGGAACTCGGCTATGTGCGCATCATGAAGATGAAGGAAATGGGCGACGAAAACGGAGGCCGCATTTTCTTGTTTGATTCCCGAAAAGCCTCCGCCGAAGAATGCATCGAGTATTTGCAGAAAAAGAAAGTACTCGTGGATGTAGTTGGCAGAACTTAG